DNA sequence from the Peptoniphilus sp. GNH genome:
CTGGCTCAGGACGAACGCTGGCGGCGCGCCTAACACATGCAAGTCGAGCGATGACGATCAGATAGAACTTTTCGGAGGGACATCAGATAAGATTAGCGGCGGACGGGTGAGTAACACGTGAGTAACCTGCCTTTGACACAGGGATAGCCTCGGGAAACCGGGATTAATACCAGATGACATTACAATCTCGCATGAGGAAGTAATCAAAGAACTTCGGTCAAAGATGGACTCGCGACTGATTAGCTAGTTGGTGAGATAACAGCCCACCAAGGCGACGATCAGTAGCCGGCCTGAGAGGGTGAACGGCCACATTGGAACTGAGACACGGTCCAAACTCCTACGGGAGGCAGCAGTGGGGAATATTGCACAATGGGGGAAACCCTGATGCAGCGACGCCGCGTGAGCGAAGAAGGTATTCGTATCGTAAAGCTCTGTCCTATGGGAAGATAATGACGGTACCATAGGAGGAAGCTCCGGCTAACTACGTGCCAGCAGCCGCGGTAATACGTAGGGAGCAAGCGTTGTCCGGAATCACTGGGCGTAAAGGGTTCGCAGGCGGCAATGCAAGTCTCGTGTGAAAGGCAAGGGCTCAACCCTTGTAAGCACAAGAAACTGCATAGCTTGAGTAGTGGAGAGGCAAGTGGAATTCCTAGTGTAGCGGTGAAATGCGTAGATATTAGGAAGAATACCGGTGGCGAAGGCGACTTGCTGGACACAAACTGACGCTGAGGAACGAAAGCGTGGGGAGCAAACAGGATTAGATACCCTGGTAGTCCACGCCGTAAACGATGAGTGCTAGGTGTCGGGAGAGATCTCGGTGCCGCAGTTAACACACTAAGCACTCCGCCTGGGGAGTACGTGCGCAAGCATGAAACTCAAAGGAATTGACGGGGACCCGCACAAGCAGCGGAGCATGTGGTTTAATTCGAAGCAACGCGAAGAACCTTACCAGGACTTGACATATATAGGAATAAACTAGAGATAGTTTAGTCTACCTCGGTAGTCTATATACAGGTGGTGCATGGTTGTCGTCAGCTCGTGTCGTGAGATGTTGGGTTAAGTCCCGCAACGAGCGCAACCCTTACCTTTAGTTGCCAGCATGTAAAGATGGGAACTCTAAAGGGACTGCCGATGATAAATCGGAGGAAGGTGGGGATGACGTCAAATCATCATGCCCTATATGTCCTGGGCTACACACGTGCTACAATGGTCGGTACAGAGAGCCGCGAAATAGTAATATCAAGCAAATCTCAAAAAGCCGATCCCAGTTCGGATTGTTCTCTGCAACTCGAGAACATGAAGCCGGAGTTGCTAGTAATCGCAGATCAGAATGCTGCGGTGAATGCGTTCCCGGGTCTTGTACACACCGCCCGTCACACCATGGGAGTTGGTAATACCCGAAGCCGGTGAGTCAACCGCAAGGAGACAGCCGTCGAAGGTAGGATCAATGACTGGGGTGAAGTCGTAACAAGGTAGCCGTATCGGAAGGTGCGGCTGGATCACCTCCTTTCTAAGGAAAACACCTTACACTATTTAAATTTTTAATGGGAACAATTTTATATGTGGACCTGTAGCTCAGGTGGTTAGAGCGCACGCCTGATAAGCGTGAGGTCGGTGGTTCGAGTCCACCCAGGTCCACCAACTAAGACTTAGGTCTTAGAAAGAACCTTGAAAACTACAAAACGAAAACAAAAAGAAAAGTCAAATCAAATTTCAAAAAAGATTATGACAATTCACTGGAAACAATAGAAAAACTATTGTAAAAACAAAGGTCAAGTTAATCAAAGCATCAGGCGAATGCCTAGGCACCAAGAGGCGACGAAGGACGTGGTAAGCTGCGAAAAGCTTCGGGAAGGAGCAAACATCCAACAACCCGGAGATCTCCGAATGGGAAAACCCATACAGACAAACTCTGTATATCCCTATCAGAACACATAAGATAGGGAAGCGAACCGGGCGAACTGAAACATCTAAGTAGCCCGAGGAAAAGAAAGAAAACTCGATATCCTAAGTAGCGGCGAGCGAACAGGAAGAAGCCCAACCGTACAAACGCAAGATCCGAGCTAGTCGAATCATCTGGGAAGATGAACCAAAGAAAGTAACAGTCTCGTAGACAAAAGCAAAGAGAAGCAGTACAAAAGAGTAGCACGGAGCACGAGAAACTTTGTGTGAACACAGGGGGACCACCCCCTAAGGCTAAACACTCCTTGGTGACCGATAGCGAACAAGTACCGTGAGGGAAAGGTGAAAAGAACCCCGGGAGGGGAGTGAAAAAGAATCTGAAACCTGATGTTAACAAGCAGCGAAAGTGGTCCTGCACCACAATCGTGTACTTTTTGTAGAACGGGCCAGCGAGTTATGGTAACAAGCAAGATTAAACCTTACAGAGGTGAAGTCGAAGGGAAACCGAGTCTTAAAAGGGCGAAAGTTTGTTGCCATAGACCCGAAACCGTGTGATCTATCCATGGGCAGAGTGAAGTTAAAGTAAAATTTAATGGAGGCTCGAACCGGGTAGCGTTTAAAAGCTATCGGATGACCTGTGGATAGGGGTGAAAAGCCAATCGAACACGGAGATAGCTGGTTCTCCTCGAAATAGCTTTAGGGCTAGCCTTAACGAAAAAATAATTTGGGGGTAGAGCACTGAATAGCCAAGGGGTGCATAGCATTACCAAGGCCTATCAAACTCCGAATACCAAATTAGAACGTTAGGAGTCAGACAATGTGGGATGAGCTTCATTGTCAAAAGGGAAACAACCCAGACCACCGGCTAAGGTCCCAAAATAATGGTTAAGTGGAAAAGGGGGTGAAATTACCGAGACAACTAGGATGTTGGCTTAGAAGCAGCCATACATTTAAAGAGTGCGTAATAGCTCACTAGTCAAGTGATTTTGCACCGAAGATAACCGGGGCTAAACCAAATACCGAAGCCGTGGATCGCAAGATGGTAGAGGAGCAATGTATAAAAGGCGAAGCAGAAGGCGCAAGCCCCTGTGGATAATATACAAGAGAGAATGCTGGCATAAGTAGCGCAAGGGAGGTGAGAATCCTCCCCATCGAAAACCCAAGGAATCCTGAGGAAGGCTCGTCCACTCAGGGTAAGTCGGGACCTAAGGCAAGGCCGAAAGGCGTAGTCGATGGACAACAGGTGGAAATTCCTGTACCGATTTGAATCGTAAAAAAGTAAGTGGGGACGCAGAAGGAAAAAAGCAGCGGTCAGTTGGTGAACCGTGCAAGCACAAAGTCCGAGGAATAGGCAAATCCGTTTCTCAGAAAAGATGAAGTGCGAAGCAGATCGAAAACAAGTAGAGAATTGCCCGTATCCAAGCTGCCAAGAAAAGCCACTATCAAGAAACAAATCGCCCGTACCGTAAACCGACACAGGTAGGTGAGGAGAGAATCCTAAGATGAGCGGAAGAACCTTTGTTAAGGAACTCGGCAAAATGACCCCGTAACTTCGGGAGAAGGGGAGCCTAACCAGAAATGGAAGGCCGCAGTAAAAAGGCCCAAGCGACTGTTTACCAAAAACATAAGTTTCTGCGAAGTCGAAAGACGAAGTATAGGAGCTGACACCTGCCCGGTGCTGGAAGGTTAAGGGAAAAAGTTAGCGCAAGCGAAGCTTAGAACTGAAGCCCCAGTAAACGGCGGCCGTAACTATAACGGTCCTAAGGTAGCGAAATTCCTTGTCGGGTAAGTTCCGACCCGCACGAAAGGTGTAACGATTTGGGCACTGTCTCAACAAAGGATCCGGTGAAATTGTAGTAGCGGTAAAGATGCCGCTTACCCACGACAGGACGGAAAGACCCCGTGGAGCTTTACTGCAAGCTGACATTGGATTTTGAGTTTAAATGTACAGAATAGGTGGGAGACAAAGAAGCATGTACGCCAGTATATGTGGAGTCACCTTTGGGATACCACTCTTTTAAACTTAAAGTTCTAACTTCCTACCTTGAATCAGGTAGAAGGACACTGTCAGTTGGGCAGTTTGACTGGGGCGGTCGCCTCCAAAAGAGTAACGGAGGCGTTCAAAGGTTCCCTCAGCACGGACGGAAATCGTGCAAAGAGTACAAAGGCAAAAGGGAGCTTAACTGCAAGACCAACAAGTCGAGCAGAGACGAAAGTCGGACTTAGTGATCCGGTGGTACCGCGTGGAAGGGCCATCGCTCAACGGATAAAAGCTACCCCGGGGATAACAGGCTTATCTCCCCCAAGAGTCCACATCGACGGGGAGGTTTGGCACCTCGATGTCGGCTCGTCTCATCCTGGGGCTGTAGTAGGTCCCAAGGGTTGGGCTGTTCGCCCATTAAAGAGGCACGCGAGCTGGGTTCAGAACGTCGTGAGACAGTTCGGTCCCTATCCGTCGTGGGCGCAGGAAATTTGAGAGGAGCTGTCCTTAGTACGAGAGGACCGGGATGGACAAACCTCTGGTGCATCAGTTGTACTGCCAAGTGCATAGCTGAGCAGCTAAGTTTGGAAGGGATAAGAGCTGAAAGCATCTAAGCACGAAGCCCCCCTCAAGATGAGATTTCCCAACAAGTAAGGCCCCTTGAAGAAAACAAGGTAGATAGGCTCAAGGTAGAAGAGTAGAGATACTTTAAGCTAGAGAGTACTAATAGGCCGAGGACTTGACCAAAGAAGTGAGTAGTTTTGTAGTAACAAGAATCCGGTGACAATAATGCAAGGGAACCACCTGTACTCATACCGAACACAGAAGTTAAGCCTTGAGATGCCGATGGTACTTGGCTGGTGACGGCCTGGGAGAGTAGGAAATCGCCGGATATAGCCCTTCTAAGAGGGCAATAATCTTAGGTAGCTCAATGGTGGAGCACCCGGCTGTTAACCGGTAGGTTGTGGGTTCGAGTCCCACCCTGAGAGCCACAAGAAGTGCCGTAAACGCCGGGGTGGCGGAACTGGCAGACGCACAGGACTTAAAATCCTGCGATGGTAAAACATCGTATCGGTTCGATTCCGATTCTCGGCACCAATAACGCGGGATGGAGCAGTCTGGTAGCTCGTCGGGCTCATAACCCGAAGGCCGGAGGTTCGAATCCTCCTCCCGCTACCAAAACTTTATATTAGGCCCTGTGGTCAAGCGGTTAAGACACCACCCTTTCACGGTGGTATCCCGGGTTCGATTCCCGGCAGGGTCACCACAAAAATATGGGCGCATAGCTCAGTTGGGAGAGCATCTGCCTTACAAGCAGGGGGTCATAGGTTCGAGCCCTATTGTGCCCACCATATTTGGCCTGGTAGTTCAGTTGGTTAGAATGCCAGCCTGTCACGCTGGAGGTCGTCGGTTCGAGCCCGATCCAGGTCGCCAAAACACAAACAACCAATAGCTTACAAATTGAATAAGCTGGTGTAGCTCAATTGGTAGAGCAACTGACTTGTAATCAGTAGGTTAGGGGTTCAAGTCCTCCCACCAGCTCCACATTTGGAGGAGTACCCAAGTTGGCCAAAGGGGACGGACTGTAAATCCGTTAGCACTGCTTTCAGTGGTTCGAATCCACTCTCCTCCACCAATTTAAACTTAATACTTATAATTTGTAGGTGTAATCCTACTGATAATTGTGCGGGTGTAGCTCAGTGGTAGAGCCCCAGCCTTCCAAGCTGGTTGCGAGGGTTCGATTCCCTTCACCCGCTCCACACATGCAGCTATAGCTCAGTAGGATAGAGCAACGGACTTCTAATCCGTGTGCCGGGGGTTCGAATCCTCCTAGCTGCACCAAAAGTAATGGGGCGTAGCCAAGTCGGTAAGGCATCAGACTTTGACTCTGACATTCCGTAGGTTCGAGTCCTGCCGCCCCAGCCATATTTTATGACCCATTAGCTCAGTCGGCAGAGCACTTGACTTTTAATCAAGGTGTCGCGCGTTCGAATCGCGCATGGGTCACCATTTTAGGAGAGGTACCGAAGCGGTCATAACGGGGCGGTCTTGAAAACCGTTTGGGTGAAAGCCCGCGTGGGTTCGAATCCCACCCTCTCCGCCAAATTTAAAAGGTGGGGGCCTTTAGCTCAGTTGGTTAGAGCGCCCGGCTCATAACCGGTAGGTCTGGGGTTCAAGTCCCTGAAGGCCCACCATTTAAATTTTTAAAAGCCCAGATAGCTCAGTCGGTAGAGCAGAGGACTGAAAATCCTCGTGTCGCTGGTTCGATTCCGGCTCTGGGCACCAGGTCATTTTTAGGTATGATAATTGTTGAGTTTTCAATATTTATCATACTTTTTTATTGCTCATAATTAGATCTTTATTTTATAGGTGGATTTAAGCCTTTTATTCTAGTGTATATTTTGTTTATGGTTGATTTTAATTATTTTTGTTTTGTATGTCTTATGCGATGGTTTTAATCATAGAATTTTACATATTTTTTATTTTTGATTTAGTAATTTTTATAGAGTTATTCTTAATGAGAAATATATTTTTCGATATTTTTTATATTGGTTATTTATCAGAAAGCTTTATAAATAGCAGAATAGGGAGTGTTTAAAACTTATAAGAGTCTAGTTTGTTTTCAAAGAATTTTGCTTAAAGTGATTTGCGAGATAGAGTATTTGTGTATTTCTATTTTAGAAAATATTTTTATTTAGAATTTAAAAACTTTTGTGGTTTATATTTCAAAAATTTATATTTTTTTCTTTTATCTGCTTTATTTTATCGTGGATAATAAATTGCTATTTTTCAGCATTTAGAGTATTATAGATTTTCAAAGAGCTTATTAAATTTTAGAATCTATTTTAATATAGAGGAGGTTTTTGTGACTGAATATAATGTTTTTGATATTCTCGGTCCGATAATGGTGGGACCGTCGTCTTCACATACTGCAGGCGCTTGTAGGATTGCTAATTTGGCTAGAAAAATTTGCGGATTTGATTTTAAAAAGGTATCTTTTTTTCTACATGGTTCTTTTGCTTATACTTATAAGGGTCATGGAACTGACAAGGCTCTTTTGGGTGGTATTATGGGATTTTCTACTTATGATCCAAGGATAAGAAACTCATTTGATTTGGCTAAAAAAGATGGAATTGATTTTAGTTTTGATACTTGTGATTTGGGAGAGAATTTTCACCCTAATTCTGTTAAGATTTTGTTGACTTATGATGATCATGAGGAGTTTGTGATTGGATCTTCTATCGGCGGAGGAAATATATTAATTGTAAATATTGATGGTGTCGATGTTTCTTTTGATGGATCTTTTCCGACTTTGCTCTTTAAGTATGATGAGCAAAAGGGTATTGTGGCAAGTGTGTCGTCGCTTTTGCTAAAAAATGATTATAATATTGAGTCGATTAATACTACAAAAGATGAAATAAATGATGAGGTCACTTTGACTGTGGAGTTGAATGATAAATTGAAGGCAGATATAGAAGATGAATTGATGTCTGATAAGAGATTTAAGTTTGCCAAGTATGTGGAGGTTTAAATGTTTAATACTGCTTGTGAGATTATAGATGCTTGTGCAAAAAAATCTTGCCATATATATGATTTGGTACTTGAAGATCAAGTGAAGAATTTAAAAAGCACTGAAGATAAAATAAAGTCCCATTTAAGAGAGGTCTTGGATGTAATGGAAAAATCTTCTATAAGGGGTCTTGATGAAGGCTTTGAAACGAGATTTAAGACTGTAAATAGTTTTGCCAAGAAGGCTTATGAGTATCAAAGAGATAAGGAGCCGATTTCGGGGAAATTTATAACTAAGGCAATGGCTATGGCTCTTTCGACATCTGAAACTAATGCCAAGATGGGGCTTGTTGTTGCTGCGCCGACTGCCGGGTCATCGGGCATAATGCCTGCTATGCTGATGGCTTTGAAGGAAAAATATAATTTGACTGAAGATGATCTTATAAATGGACTTTTGACATCTGTTGCGATAGGACAAATTATAGGAAAGTATGCTACATTTGCTGGTGCAGAGGGTGGATGTCAGGCTGAATGTGGCTCTGCATCTGCCATGGCTGCTGCTGCAGGGGTTGAGATGCTCGGTGGAAGTCCTGAAGAGGCTTTGAATGCGGCTAGTATAAGCATAATTAATGTAATGGGTCTTGCATGTGATCCCATAGCTGGTTTGGTTGAGTACCCATGTGTGTTTAGAAATGCATCTGGTGTTGTGAATGCGATTTTGTCATGTGATTTGGCCATGAGTGGAGTGAAATCTATTGTGCCTTTTGATGAAGTTGTTGTTGCTATGGGAGAAGTTGGTAAATTAATGCATGAATCTATAAGAGAAACTGGCTTAGGTGGTCTTGCTGGCACTAAAACTGGCAAGAAAATCAGGGCGGAATTTTTAAATTTAAAAGATGAATAGTAGAAATTTTTATTTCTACTATTTTTTTGTTTATAGTCTGCTAATTTTAATTGAGGATATATTGTAAAATTGATATACTAGATTAAGCGTAAATATTTGAGGTGAATTATGATTGTTTCTATAATTCTTGCAGCGGGCGAAGGAACGAGAATGCTTTCAGATAAGCCAAAAGTTCTTCATAAAATCTGTGGTAAGTCCTTGGCGGGTTTTGTTGTGGATGCTTGCAAGAAAGCTGGAATTGAAAAAAATGTTTTAGTCCTGGGTCATGGAAAAGAAAAGGTCAAAAAAGCTTATGAAAATACAAATTTAGTATTTGTGGAGCAAGCCATGGGCGATGGAAATCCATATGGCACTGGTTTTGCTGTTAAGTGTGCTATTGATGAAATTTCAGATGAGGACAGAGTTATTGTATTAAATGGAGATACTCCGCTTAT
Encoded proteins:
- the sdaAA gene encoding L-serine ammonia-lyase, iron-sulfur-dependent, subunit alpha, with product MFNTACEIIDACAKKSCHIYDLVLEDQVKNLKSTEDKIKSHLREVLDVMEKSSIRGLDEGFETRFKTVNSFAKKAYEYQRDKEPISGKFITKAMAMALSTSETNAKMGLVVAAPTAGSSGIMPAMLMALKEKYNLTEDDLINGLLTSVAIGQIIGKYATFAGAEGGCQAECGSASAMAAAAGVEMLGGSPEEALNAASISIINVMGLACDPIAGLVEYPCVFRNASGVVNAILSCDLAMSGVKSIVPFDEVVVAMGEVGKLMHESIRETGLGGLAGTKTGKKIRAEFLNLKDE
- the sdaAB gene encoding L-serine ammonia-lyase, iron-sulfur-dependent subunit beta, which encodes MTEYNVFDILGPIMVGPSSSHTAGACRIANLARKICGFDFKKVSFFLHGSFAYTYKGHGTDKALLGGIMGFSTYDPRIRNSFDLAKKDGIDFSFDTCDLGENFHPNSVKILLTYDDHEEFVIGSSIGGGNILIVNIDGVDVSFDGSFPTLLFKYDEQKGIVASVSSLLLKNDYNIESINTTKDEINDEVTLTVELNDKLKADIEDELMSDKRFKFAKYVEV